Proteins from a genomic interval of Capsicum annuum cultivar UCD-10X-F1 chromosome 4, UCD10Xv1.1, whole genome shotgun sequence:
- the LOC107867473 gene encoding MDIS1-interacting receptor like kinase 2, producing MMVPKIFYFLTLLYLFTFTFASFEEATALLKWKATFRNENDFLLASWRLSRRGAAKNSSSHDACRDWYGVKCLNGRRNRLNITNVGIIGTLRDFPFSSLPFLEYVDLSMNNLSGPIPAEIGKLINLVEVDLNTNQLEGHIPPEIGNLINAKLFSVFSNELSGFIPIEIGKMKSLESLSLHKNNLSGLIPKALGDLTKLKILYLNDNQISGSIPAEIGELLNLVEVDLSTNRLTGHIPMEIGNLVNATLFYAYSNELSGLVPAEIGKMKLLESLSLQRNNLSGPLPKALGDLTKLTLLYLYDNQLSGPIPTELGNLKKIIDMDLSHNQLSSSIPASFSNLRNLKTLFLFVNKLSGSIPAEIGKMKSLMDLILYENNLSGPIPKALGDSTELTSLYLNENQLSGSIPSEIGKLTNLVEVYLDINQLTGHIPPEIGNLNNAKFFDASSNKLSGPIPAEMGKMKSLESLSIQRNNLSGPIPKALGELIKLTILYLNGNQLSGPIPSEIGKLTNLVEVDLSTNQLTGHIPLEIGNLINATLFYAHSNELSGLVPIEIGKMKSLVDLSLHTNNLSGPMPKALGDLTELTNLYLFENQLSGPIPAEIGKLINLVVVSLGSNQLTGHIPSEIGNLINAEFFYAFDNKLSGSIPAEIGKMKSLETLNLQRNNISGPIPSELGNLNNLSDLRLSENQFTGSVPAIFRNLRNLQTLHLHTNKLSGSIPKELAYLVNLEVLTMSQNQFSGHLPNQLCQGRKLENFTVANNKLTGPIPSSLSKCSSLKWVRFSNNSFVGNLSEVFGIHPELLFIDLSDNDFHGELSSNWGKCNNLADLRIARNRIGGSIPPEIGNIQGLLGLDLSSNHLIGQIPKEFGKLTSLVKLTVQNNNISGNIPEELGSLTKLESLDLSNNELNGSIPTCIGDFVHLFQLNLSNNKFGQKIPKEIGRITHLSVLDLSHNLIDGEIPGQLASLLDLSNLNISHNGLSGRIPEEFESLTDLQDVVLSYNELEGPIPNNKAFINASLEGNKGLCGNLTGLQPCEKPSSVVKKHSIAKGRKFILITVLPVIGALVLLCVFIGVLYMCNKRRRVRDVERRDNDGWLSISMLDGRALYKDILNATEEFDAKFCIGQGGHGSVYKVNLPSLGTIAVKRLNSSVENTHPRSFMNEIRSLTGIKHRNIVNLYGYCSHAQHSFLVYEYAERGSLSSILTNEAESKKLDWLKRVNIMKGVAFALSYMHEDCSPPIVHRDISSSNVLLDSEYEARVSDFGIAKLLKPDSSNCTALAGTYGYVAPELAYTMKVTPMCDVCSFGVLALEIIKGKHLGEYITVVANSSTINHVQFSDLLDERLPYPKDEVKEVLVFIIQLASSCLVETPKSRPTMHFISHKLSKMDPRPPTHVKRAF from the exons ATGATGGTACCCAAAATATTCTATTTCCTTACTCTCTTATATCTTTTCACATTTACTTTTGCTTCCTTTGAAGAAGCAACTGCTCTTTTGAAATGGAAAGCAACTTTCCGAAACGAGAATGATTTCTTATTGGCTTCTTGGAGACTAAGTCGTCGTGGTGCAGCCAAGAATTCTTCCAGTCATGATGCATGCAGGGACTGGTATGGAGTTAAATGCTTAAATGGTCGGAGAAACAGGTTGAATATTACAAATGTTGGTATCATTGGTACACTCCGTGATTTTCCATTTTCATCCCTACCTTTTCTTGAATATGTTGATCTTAGCATGAACAACCTTTCTGGTCCCATTCCTGCAGAAATTGGGAAACTTATCAATCTTGTTGAGGTTGATCTGAATACAAACCAGTTAGAAGGTCATATTCCTCCGGAAATAGGCAACTTGATCAATGCAAAATTGTTCAGTGTTTTCTCCAATGAATTGTCTGGCTTCATTCCTATTGAAATAGGGAAGATGAAGTCACTTGAGAGTTTAAGCTTACATAAAAACAATCTTTCTGGTCTAATTCCAAAAGCTTTAGGTGACTTAACTAAGCTCAAAATTTTGTACCTTAATGATAACCAAATTTCTGGTTCCATTCCAGCAGAAATAGGAGAACTTCTCAATCTTGTCGAAGTTGATCTTAGTACAAACAGGCTAACAGGTCATATTCCAATGGAAATAGGCAACTTGGTTAATGCAACTTTGTTCTATGCTTACTCCAATGAATTGTCTGGTCTTGTTCCTGCAGAAATTGGGAAGATGAAGTTGCTTGAGAGTTTAAGCTTACAGAGAAACAATCTTTCTGGTCCACTTCCAAAAGCGTTAGGTGACTTAACCAAGCTAACACTTCTATACCTTTATGATAACCAACTTTCTGGCCCCATTCCTACTGAGTTGGggaatctaaaaaaaataattgatatggATTTATCTCATAATCAACTTAGCAGTTCGATTCCAGCATCCTTTAGCAATTTGAGAAACTTGAAAACTCTGTTTCTATTTGTCAACAAGCTTTCAGGCTCCATTCCTGCAGAAATAGGGAAGATGAAGTCACTTATGGACTTAATCTTATATGAAAATAATCTTTCTGGTCCAATTCCAAAAGCTTTAGGTGACTCAACTGAGCTCACATCTTTGTACCTTAATGAAAACCAACTTTCGGGCTCCATTCCTTCAGAAATAGGAAAACTTACCAACCTTGTCGAAGTTTATCTTGATATAAACCAATTAACAGGTCATATTCCTCCGGAAATAGGCAACTTGAATAATGCAAAGTTTTTTGATGCTTCCTCCAACAAATTGTCTGGTCCTATTCCTGCTGAAATGGGGAAGATGAAGTCACTTGAGAGTTTAAGCATACAGAGAAACAATCTTTCTGGTCCAATTCCAAAAGCTTTAGGTGAATTAATTAAGCTCACAATACTGTACCTTAATGGAAACCAACTTTCTGGTCCCATTCCTTCCGAAATAGGAAAACTTACCAACCTTGTCGAAGTTGATCTTAGTACAAACCAGTTAACAGGTCATATTCCTCTGGAAATAGGCAACTTGATTAATGCAACTTTGTTCTATGCTCACTCCAATGAATTGTCTGGTCTTGTTCCTATAGAAATAGGGAAGATGAAGTCACTTGTGGATTTAAGCTTACACACAAACAATCTTTCTGGTCCAATGCCAAAAGCTTTAGGTGACTTAACTGAGCTCACAAATTTGTACCTTTTTGAAAACCAACTTTCTGGTCCCATTCCTGCAGAAATAGGGAAACTTATCAACCTTGTCGTAGTTAGTCTTGGTTCAAACCAGTTAACAGGTCATATTCCTTCAGAAATAGGCAACTTGATTAATGCAGAATTTTTCTATGCTTtcgataataaattatctggttcAATTCCTGCAGAAATAGGGAAGATGAAGTCACTTGAGACCTTAAACTTACAGAGAAACAATATTTCTGGCCCCATTCCTAGTGAATTGGGGAATCTGAATAATCTCAGTGATCTGCGTTTATCTGAAAATCAGTTTACTGGGTCAGTTCCTGCTATATTTCGCAATTTGAGAAACTTGCAGACACTGCATCTCCATACCAACAAGCTTTCAGGTTCCATTCCAAAAGAACTTGCATATTTGGTTAACTTAGAAGTGCTAACAATGAGCCAAAATCAGTTTTCAGGCCATTTGCCAAACCAGCTTTGTCAAGGTCGGAAACTTGAGAACTTCACAGTGGCTAACAACAAACTGACAGGGCCAATACCAAGCAGCTTAAGCAAGTGCTCGAGTTTGAAATGGGTTCGCTTTAGTAACAACAGTTTTGTTGGAAATTTATCTGAAGTTTTTGGCATCCATCCAGAGCTTTTGTTCATTGATTTGAGCGACAATGATTTTCATGGTGAGCTCAGCAGCAACTGGGGAAAATGCAACAATTTGGCTGATTTGCGCATAGCCAGAAATAGAATTGGTGGTAGCATACCACCAGAGATTGGAAACATCCAAGGACTTCTAGGACTTGATCTTTCATCAAATCATTTGATTGGGCAAATTCCAAAGGAATTTGGAAAATTAACCTCTCTAGTTAAGCTTACTGTGCAAAACAACAATATTTCTGGCAATATACCTGAGGAACTTGGGTCACTGACAAAGTTAGAGTCCCTCGATCTATCAAACAACGAATTGAATGGGTCAATCCCGACGTGTATAGGAGATTTCGTGCACTTGTTTCAGTTGAACCTGAGTAACAACAAGTTTGGCCAGAAAATTCCAAAAGAGATAGGGAGGATAACTCATCTGAGTGTACTTGATTTGAGCCATAATCTCATTGATGGAGAAATACCTGGTCAGCTAGCCAGTTTGCTGGACTTGTCAAACTTGAATATTTCCCACAATGGCCTCTCTGGCCGCATTCCTGAAGAATTTGAAAGTTTGACTGATTTGCAGGATGTCGTATTGTCATACAATGAATTGGAAGGTCCAATCCCTAATAATAAAGCTTTTATTAATGCTTCATTAGAAGGTAATAAAGGTCTTTGCGGCAATCTAACAGGACTCCAGCCTTGCGAAAAGCCATCTTCTGTGGTGAAAAAGCACTCAATAGCAAAGGGGCGTAAATTCATCCTCATCACGGTACTTCCTGTTATAGGAGCACTAGTACTGCTTTGTGTTTTCATTGGTGTTCTCTATATGTGTAATAAAAGAAGGAGAGTTAGAGACGTTGAAAGACGGGACAATGATGGTTGGCTTTCGATATCCATGTTAGATGGAAGGGCATTGTATAAGGACATCTTAAATGCTACAGAAGAGTTTGATGCAAAATTTTGCATTGGGCAAGGAGGGCATGGAAGTGTTTACAAGGTAAACCTTCCATCATTAGGGACCATAGCTGTGAAGAGACTTAATTCTTCAGTTGAGAATACACATCCCAGAAGCTTCATGAATGAAATAAGGTCATTGACTGGGATTAAGCACCGGAACATTGTGAACCTCTATGGCTATTGTTCGCATGCACAACACTCGTTCTTGGTTTACGAGTATGCGGAGAGGGGGAGTTTGTCTAGTATTTTGACCAATGAAGCTGAGTCCAAGAAATTGGATTGGCTTAAAAGGGTGAATATCATGAAAGGTGTTGCTTTTGCTTTATCTTACATGCACGAGGATTGCTCACCACCGATTGTTCATCGAGACATATCAAGCAGTAATGTTTTGCTTGATTCCGAATATGAAGCTCGTGTTTCAGATTTTGGCATTGCTAAGCTTCTTAAGCCAGACTCATCCAATTGCACCGCGCTTGCAGGCACATATGGCTATGTTGCACCTG AGCTTGCATATACAATGAAGGTTACACCAATGTGTGATGTCTGTAGCTTTGGAGTATTAGCATTGGAGATAATCAAAGGAAAGCATCTCGGGGAATATATTACCGTGGTAGCAAATTCGTCGACTATAAATCATGTGCAGTTTAGTGATTTGCTAGATGAACGCCTTCCATATCCCAAAGATGAAGTAAAAGAGGTTTTGGTTTTTATCATCCAGCTAGCAAGCTCTTGTTTGGTTGAAACTCCAAAATCAAGGCCAACAATGCACTTCATCTCTCATAAGTTATCAAAAATGGATCCACGTCCACCAACTCATGTAAAGAGAGCATTTTAA